Genomic window (Streptomyces sp. LX-29):
CGGCACCACGCTCTTCGGTGGTCAGGCCGGGGACGGCGGCGGCGTCACAGCGGTGTCGCCGCCGCCGAACGCGAAGGAGCCCTGGCCGGTGCGCATCCGCACCCGCCAGGACTCCGTTCGAACACTCGTCGTTCGACATCCGTCATCTCGACGCTCGTCGTCTCGACGCTCGTCGTCTCGAGTCGTCGCGACACGCGACGGGATTACCGAGGATTCGGGCCGTCAGGCCGCGACGACGTCCACCGCTTCCGCCGGCGCCTTGATGGTCACGCGCTCCTCCGGAACACCCGTCACCGAGGTGACGGACACCGAGTTGAGCGGCCTGACCGGCGTTGGCACGGGCTCGGTCGCGGTGGCCGACTCCGCCAGCTCCGCAAGCGACAGCTCGTCGCTCACTTCCCGCATGACCTGGGACATCCGCACATCCAGGGCGTCACAGATCGCGGAGAGCAGTTCGGATGAAGCTTCCTTCTGGCCGCGCTCGACCTCGGACAGGTAGCCGAGGGACACCCGGGCGGAGGAGGAGACCTCGCGCAGAGTACGGCCCTGGCGCTGGCGCTGCCGGCGCAGCACGTCACCCAGCAGGCGACGGAGCAGAATCATCGCTGGCTCCCTCCTCGGACCTCGGATCCGGATCCTTCACGCCCCACCGTACCGCCTCCGGCTCCGCCCGTGCGGGGAGCGATGTCGTGTTCACTCAGGGCTGCAAACATCAAATCCCCCCGTGTTGTTCCGTATCCTGTGCCCTTGCATTTTCGATCAGTTCGTTGAACAACAGCTCTAGAGCTGCTCGTACGCTCTGCTGTCGAATGTCTGCCCGGTCGCCGTCCAGATGCAACGCGACCACGGCTGCGGCTCCGCCCGGCCCCTCGACCGCCACGAAGACCGTGCCGACCGACCGCCCGTCCTGCGGGGTCGGTCCGGCGACGCCGGTGGTCGCCACCCCCCAGTCGGCACCCAGTACCCGCCGTACGCCCCCCGCCATCTGCCGTGCGACGTCCGCGTCGACCGCCCCCCGCTCGGCGAGCAGTTCCCCGTCCACGCCCAGCATCGACCGCTTGAGCTCGGTGGCGTACGCGGTCACCGAGCCGCGGAAGGAGCGGGACGCTCCGGGCACGGCGGTCAGCGCGGCGGCCACCAGTCCACCGGTGAGCGACTCGGCGACGGCCAACGTCTGGCCGCGCCCCGCCAACAGCTTCAACGCCCGGGCCGCCGTCCCCGCGTCCGGGGAACCGTCCCGGGCACCGGCCGGGGAGCCGTCCGGTGCGACGTCCGCGCCGCCGGCCGGGACGTCCGACCCCGTGCCGCTGCCGGCGGCGGCCGTCACCGTACGGACTCCCGGGCCGCCCGTTCGCGCTCGGCGGCCAGCCCGGCGCGGCGCAGCACGATCGCCTGCCGCACGTAGTCCAGGCCGGTCAGCACGGTGAGCCCGACGGCGACGGCCATCACCCAGGCCCGCATCGTGGCCAG
Coding sequences:
- a CDS encoding helix-turn-helix transcriptional regulator, with protein sequence MILLRRLLGDVLRRQRQRQGRTLREVSSSARVSLGYLSEVERGQKEASSELLSAICDALDVRMSQVMREVSDELSLAELAESATATEPVPTPVRPLNSVSVTSVTGVPEERVTIKAPAEAVDVVAA
- a CDS encoding CinA family protein; translated protein: MKLLAGRGQTLAVAESLTGGLVAAALTAVPGASRSFRGSVTAYATELKRSMLGVDGELLAERGAVDADVARQMAGGVRRVLGADWGVATTGVAGPTPQDGRSVGTVFVAVEGPGGAAAVVALHLDGDRADIRQQSVRAALELLFNELIENARAQDTEQHGGI